One Triticum dicoccoides isolate Atlit2015 ecotype Zavitan chromosome 5B, WEW_v2.0, whole genome shotgun sequence genomic window carries:
- the LOC119305116 gene encoding uncharacterized protein LOC119305116 has protein sequence MESNKIRDPLLATVPKEEAIPAAVRRATGWALFTACGTILSFAAGHAAAYAVGQYQDCSTQVGLRNYTRLAGFWTIQTFDRWILPSYSSWLGVVFVWMHTPFVLRCVQWTDAQAADDSTLWFGMLCCALLQAAAAALALHLPCHRRWARRALAFLALVVTFVGHCMYAAAVRLLLAVDPAYIIARIFCTANIVIFAGADLICFLGFLLGGDK, from the coding sequence ATGGAGAGCAACAAGATCCGTGATCCGCTGCTTGCGACCGTGCCCAAGGAGGAGGCCATCCCGGCTGCCGTCCGGCGGGCCACTGGATGGGCGCTCTTCACCGCGTGCGGCACCATCCTCTCGTTCGCCGCGGGCCATGCGGCCGCCTACGCAGTCGGCCAGTACCAAGACTGTTCCACCCAGGTCGGACTACGTAACTACACCCGCTTGGCTGGTTTCTGGACAATCCAAACTTTCGATCGATGGATCCTTCCATCATATTCAAGCTGGTTGGGTGTGGTGTTCGTCTGGATGCACACGCCGTTCGTCCTGCGGTGCGTCCAGTGGACCGACGCGCAGGCCGCCGACGACAGCACCCTCTGGTTCGGGATGCTGTGTTGCGCGCTACTCcaggcggctgcggcggcgctggCGCTGCACCTCCCGTGCCACCGCCGCTGGGCCCGCCGCGCCCTCGCCTTCCTCGCGCTCGTCGTCACCTTCGTCGGCCACTGCATGTACGCCGCCGcggtccgcctcctcctcgccgtcgacccagCATACATCATCGCCAGGATCTTCTGCACGGCAAACATCGTCATCTTCGCGGGGGCCGACCTCATCTGCTTCCTGGGCTTCCTCCTGGGAGGTGACAAGTGA